In one Rhodococcus sp. B50 genomic region, the following are encoded:
- a CDS encoding TrmH family RNA methyltransferase produces MTDTHSVPAVEDVAGPTEWGEHPHGVGPWIEEFGTEPPTDPRYDPELLAHGDRRNVVDAYRYWTREAIVEDIDRRRHPLHVAIENFAHDANIGTVVRTANAFAVGTVHIVGRRRWNRRGAMVTDRYQHLLHHADVDALVAWAAEQDLEIVAVDNTPGSVRLETATLPRRCLLLFGQEGPGVTEQARDVASMTVSIAQFGSTRSINAGVAAGIAMHAWIRQHADFSDAW; encoded by the coding sequence GAGCACCCGCACGGGGTCGGACCGTGGATCGAGGAGTTCGGCACCGAGCCGCCCACCGACCCGCGATACGACCCCGAGCTGCTCGCCCACGGCGACCGGCGCAACGTCGTCGACGCCTACCGCTACTGGACGCGGGAGGCGATCGTGGAGGACATCGACCGTCGTCGCCACCCGCTGCATGTCGCCATCGAGAACTTCGCCCACGACGCGAACATCGGCACGGTCGTCCGCACCGCCAACGCATTCGCCGTGGGCACCGTGCACATCGTCGGACGACGCCGATGGAACCGGCGCGGAGCGATGGTCACCGACCGCTACCAGCATCTGCTCCACCACGCCGACGTCGACGCCCTCGTCGCCTGGGCGGCCGAGCAGGACCTCGAGATCGTGGCCGTGGACAACACCCCCGGTTCGGTGCGGCTGGAGACGGCGACCCTGCCGCGTCGCTGCCTGCTGTTGTTCGGCCAGGAAGGCCCCGGTGTCACCGAGCAGGCCCGCGATGTTGCGTCGATGACGGTCTCGATCGCCCAGTTCGGCTCCACACGGTCCATCAATGCGGGTGTCGCCGCGGGCATCGCGATGCACGCGTGGATCCGGCAGCACGCCGATTTCTCGGACGCCTGGTAA
- a CDS encoding glycoside hydrolase family 76 protein — translation MNTAAALWSERADAAEGAIVSRHVRRLWALPGTALGVVGWPAVRRERLFFSWHYWWQAHLIDTAVDAAERDATPRRRRRVVRLARTHRLRNITGWTNNYYDDMAWLGLALERAERHLYVDHRGAIATLVDELVDAWQPEGGGGIPWRRRDTFFNAPANGPAALLLARTGKVYRAEEMADWIHDVLLDPETGLVLDGIRDGVHERAIYSYCQGVTLGLETELALQLDDPRHRRRVHVLVAAVDDHLTERSVVTGGGGGDGGLFNGILTRYLAMVATTLPVVDGDDVRARNVAARIVLASAEAAWENRLQVEELPVFGRDWSRQARLPGLGTSVARFAGGTVRESAVPERDMSVQLGGWILMEAAHAVAASRS, via the coding sequence ATGAACACCGCAGCAGCACTCTGGTCGGAACGGGCCGATGCCGCCGAGGGAGCGATCGTGTCGCGGCACGTCCGTAGGCTCTGGGCCCTGCCCGGCACAGCGCTCGGAGTGGTCGGATGGCCGGCCGTTCGTCGTGAGCGACTGTTCTTCTCCTGGCACTACTGGTGGCAGGCGCACCTGATCGACACCGCCGTCGACGCCGCCGAGCGCGACGCCACCCCGCGCCGGCGTCGCCGCGTCGTGCGGCTCGCGCGCACCCACCGCCTCCGCAACATCACCGGCTGGACCAACAACTACTACGACGACATGGCGTGGCTCGGCCTGGCGCTCGAACGTGCCGAACGGCACCTGTACGTCGATCACCGCGGCGCGATCGCCACCCTCGTCGACGAACTCGTCGACGCCTGGCAACCCGAGGGCGGCGGCGGCATCCCGTGGCGCCGGCGCGACACCTTCTTCAACGCCCCCGCGAACGGTCCGGCGGCGCTGCTGCTCGCCCGCACCGGCAAGGTCTACCGCGCGGAGGAGATGGCCGACTGGATCCACGACGTCCTGCTCGACCCCGAGACCGGTCTGGTTCTCGACGGCATCCGCGACGGCGTGCACGAACGCGCGATCTACAGCTACTGCCAGGGCGTGACGCTCGGCCTCGAGACCGAACTGGCCCTGCAACTCGACGACCCTCGCCACCGCCGGCGGGTCCACGTGCTCGTCGCCGCGGTCGACGACCACCTCACCGAACGCAGCGTCGTCACCGGCGGGGGAGGCGGCGACGGGGGATTGTTCAACGGGATTCTGACCCGCTACCTCGCGATGGTCGCCACCACGCTGCCCGTCGTGGACGGCGACGACGTCCGCGCCCGCAATGTCGCGGCACGCATCGTGCTGGCGTCGGCGGAGGCCGCCTGGGAGAACCGACTGCAGGTCGAGGAACTGCCCGTCTTCGGACGTGATTGGTCGCGGCAGGCGCGGCTGCCCGGCCTCGGCACCTCGGTCGCGCGGTTCGCGGGCGGCACGGTCCGCGAGTCGGCCGTACCCGAACGCGACATGTCCGTGCAGCTCGGCGGCTGGATACTCATGGAAGCAGCCCACGCCGTCGCGGCGTCCCGGTCCTGA
- a CDS encoding VTT domain-containing protein yields MDAAGTLDRVTVLEASESVTNLALLPGFLDPVNLLNSFGTWMLIGLLLVVFIESGLLFPLLPGDSLLFTAGLIAAAKSAEVEPFAPLWVLMVTIPIAAVLGDQVGYLIGARGGTKLFKPDAKLFKQAYIDEAHRFFLRHGPAMIFLARFVPIVRTYAPLVAGAAKMPYRVFITYNIIGGIVWGAGVTLLGYLLGQIGFIADNIDIIFLGIVFVSVIPIITEVGKRVLSARRAKNAQTPAAEVDDATMPINRIESK; encoded by the coding sequence CTCGAAGCCTCGGAGTCCGTGACCAATCTGGCCCTGCTACCGGGGTTTCTGGATCCTGTCAATCTACTCAATTCGTTCGGTACCTGGATGCTCATCGGGCTGTTGCTCGTGGTGTTCATCGAATCCGGCCTGCTGTTCCCGCTGCTGCCCGGCGACTCGCTGCTGTTCACCGCGGGCCTGATCGCGGCGGCCAAATCGGCGGAGGTCGAACCGTTCGCCCCGCTGTGGGTGCTGATGGTGACGATCCCGATCGCGGCGGTCCTCGGCGACCAGGTCGGCTATCTCATCGGCGCGAGGGGCGGAACCAAGCTGTTCAAGCCGGATGCGAAGCTCTTCAAGCAGGCCTACATCGACGAAGCGCACCGATTCTTCCTGCGCCACGGACCCGCGATGATCTTCCTGGCACGTTTCGTGCCGATCGTGCGCACCTACGCCCCGCTCGTCGCGGGCGCCGCGAAGATGCCCTACCGCGTGTTCATCACCTACAACATCATCGGCGGCATCGTGTGGGGCGCCGGCGTGACGTTGCTCGGCTACCTGCTGGGACAGATCGGCTTCATCGCCGACAACATCGACATCATCTTCCTGGGCATCGTGTTCGTCTCGGTGATCCCGATCATCACCGAGGTCGGCAAGCGCGTGCTCAGCGCGCGTCGGGCCAAGAACGCTCAGACGCCGGCTGCCGAGGTCGACGACGCGACCATGCCGATCAACCGCATCGAGTCCAAGTAG